One Solanum lycopersicum chromosome 4, SLM_r2.1 DNA window includes the following coding sequences:
- the LOC138348195 gene encoding uncharacterized protein, which yields MDKGKNVQTELTEEELRRKIERVTREIQKVKEEGLKVDVTTAIYKAAVTTLDEDLASQIKRKKKVEMETESLRKRLNLLRLEIHEGKAREAKIDIETAVLLDRNAALDEELATHSDPKGGKYLARDQGADNSSPGREVIEEEDEEEIVYKPPFSTLADHPYFTRSKGPTDSFPRSNSDKGKIVMGDNNDEVRLTDVVVAQPTVVEQNELIMQLMQQIAEMKVEMQRRQDAPPPGFGTNIADARPPVYFPSSNIDPTQNQPSTPVHNPSTLPKRATFQVPVPAEHEVHGSELDHYEEQEREGKAKEEVKIDIKKEIKKAMKELQCIPDAVGLSYAELCIHPDLNLPEGFKIPKFDTFGGVGNPMAHLRAYCDQLVGVGRDEALLMRLFSRSLCGEALEWFTSHETRNWPSWNALAKDFIDRFAYNVEIVPDRYSLEKMKQKPTESYREFAYRWRKEAARVRPPMTEKEIVEVFVRVQEPEYYDRIMLLVGAKFAEIVKVGETIEDGLKSGKIAHVSASAGSSGLIRKRREEVAAVSYGGRKTPRNPSHSQDRSRPSPKSHRSNYPQSNHPNNHNTVPTYQNAQISSYQSPPSNLQNFSPIYPNYPQPYQIPSPYQNIAPNCANANPYPRSQAPRTNTQNYQRVPPPRQSGYDTSRPRSEKRPSRNFTTLAESRTKLFERLAADGYIHPVGPKPGDVNSKFYRPDQRCAYHSNSVGHDTEDCINLKHKIQDLIDQEVVSLQPAVPNVNTNPLPNHGGDNLNMIETDEDGCGTKMITPIVHEDLERAFASLSVKERRKFVILTPAKAVALVPSKTLVKPKFVIETAVAQGMTRSGRCYTPDELALGGQKKDHAKRPISEGEAEEFWRRMQPKDYSIVKHLEKTSAQISVWALLMSSQSHSQALMKALDDTYVPSGTSSDNVAAMIHQVIRGHRISFCDDCFIEKW from the exons ATGGACAAAGGCAAGAACGTCCAAACGGAGCTCACTGAGGAGGAATTGCGAAGAAAGATCGAGCGAGTCACTCGAGAGATTCAGAAGGTTAAGGAGGAAGGACTCAAAGTGGACGTGACCACGGCGATCTACAAAGCTGCGGTCACAACCTTGGATGAAGATCTGGCGTCACagataaagagaaagaagaaggtTGAGATGGAAACCGAAAGCCTAAGGAAAAGGTTGAACTTGCTTCGTTTGGAGATACACGAAGGAAAGGCGAGAGAGGCGAAGATAGATATCGAGACTGCTGTGTTGTTGGACAGAAACGCGGCGCTCGATGAGGAATTGGCGACCCATAGCGACCCAAAGGGCGGAAAATACCTCGCCCGTGATCAAGGAGCAGATAACAGTAGCCCCGGCCGTGAAGTGATTGAGGAGGAGGATGAAGAagaaatcgtctacaagcctccattttCGACT ctggcagatcatcctTACTTCACCAGGTCAAAAGGTCCTACAGATTCCTTCCCTCGATCAAATTCAGATAAAGGAAAAATAGTTATGGGAGACAACAATGACGAAGTGCGTCTTACTGACGTTGTGGTGGCTCAGCCCACTGTAGTGGAACAGAATGAATTGATCATGCAACTGATGCAACAGATTGCTGAAATGAAAGTTGAAATGCAACGGAGACAGGATGCGCCTCCACCTGGATTTGGTACTAATATTGCTGATGCAAGACCTCCGGTCTACTTCCCTTCATCAAACATAGATCCAACTCAGAACCAGCCTTCTACACCTGTGCATAATCC CTCCACCCTACCAAAAAGAGCCACCTTCCAAGTTCCCGTTCCTGCCGAGCACGAGGTGCACGGTTCTGAGTTGGATCACTATGAAGAACAGGAAAGAGAAGGGAAGGCGAAAGAAGAAGTGAAGATCGatataaagaaagaaatcaaaaaGGCTATGAAAGAGCTGCAGTGCATCCCAGACGCCGTCGGACTTAGCTACGCAGAATTGTGCATCCATCCAGATTTGAACCTTCCCGAAGGTTTTAAAATTCCGAAGTTTGACACCTTCGGAGGAGTGGGCAATCCTATGGCGCATTTGAGAGCGTATTGTGACCagctcgtgggagttggcaggGATGAGGCCTTGTTGATGCGGCTTTTCAGCCGAAGTCTGTGTGGAGAGGCCCTCGAGTGGTTTACTTCACATGAAACCAGGAACTGGCCCAGTTGGAATGCATTGGCTAAGGACTTCATTGACCGATTCGCCTATAATGTTGAAATAGTGCCCGATCGGTATTCTCTagagaagatgaagcagaaaccAACTGAAAGTTATAGGGAATTTGCCTATAGGTGGAGGAAAGAAGCGGCGAGGGTAAGGCCACCCATGACCGAGAAAGAGATTGTGGAAGTGTTCGTGCGGGTACAGGAGCCTGAGTACTATGATCGAATCATGTTGCTGGTCGGAGCTAAATTCGCTGAGATAGTCAAagttggtgagactatcgaagatggtCTAAAATCGGGGAAGATAGCCCATGTATCTGCGTCGGCTGGATCTTCAGGATTGATAAGAAAGAGAAGAGAGGAAGTTGCCGCTGTCTCGTACGGGGGAAGAAAAACCCCTAGAAACCCGTCACATTCCCAAGATCGTTCCAGGCCTTCCCCAAAGTCTCACCGATCCAACTACCCACAATCCAATCATCCTAATAACCACAATACTGTACCCACCTATCAGAATGCTCAAATTTCGTCGTACCAAAGTCCACCTTCTAATCTCCAAAACTTTTCTCCCATATACCCAAATTACCCTCAACCATACCAGATCCCATCCCCTTATCAGAATATTGCTCCCAACTGTGCCAAC GCAAACCCTTATCCCCGGAGCCAAGCTCCTCGTACAAATACCCAAAATTATCAGCGGGTGCCTCCCCCTCGGCAAAGCGGTTATGATACTTCCCGTCCGAGATCTGAAAAAAGGCCTTCAAGGAACTTTACCACACTTGCTGAAAGTCGGACCAAACTATTTGAGAGGCTAGCCGCAGAtggatacatccaccctgtgggGCCCAAACCCGGGGATGTCAACTCAAAGTTCTACAGGCCAGATCAAAggtgtgcttatcattccaacagtgttggacatgacACGGAAGATTGCATCAACCTTAAGCACAAAATCCAAGACCTGATCGATCAGGAGGTAGTTTCTCTTCAACCGGCGGTGCCAAACGTCAACACAAATCCGTTGCCGAATCATGGAGGTGACAACCTTAATATGATTGAAACGGATGAAGACGGGTGTGGAACAAAGATGATTACCCCTATTGTGCATGAGGACTTGGAAAGGGCTTTCGCTTCTTTAAGCGTCAAAGAAAGGAGGAAGTTTGTTATTCTGACACCTGCAAAggctgttgccttggtgcctTCAAAAACTCTCGTTAAGCCCAAATTTGTCATTGAAACCGCCGTGGCCCAAGGCATGACCAGGTCCGGAAGGTGCTACACTCCTgatgagcttgctctcggaggacaGAAGAAGGACCATGCTAAGAGGCCGATAAGCGAGGGGGAAGCAGAAGAATTCTGGAGAAGGATGCAACCGAAGGACTATTCCATTgtcaaacatttagagaagaCTTCGGCTCAGATCTCCGTGTGGGCCCTGCTGATGAGCTCTCAGTCCCACAGTCAGGCCTTAATGAAAGCTCTTGATGATACATACGTACCCTCAGGTACAAGTAGTGATAACGTGGCCGCTATGATTCATCAAGTCATTCGGGGGCACCGGATCAGCTTTTGTGACgattgttttatcgaaaaatggtga